In one window of Candidatus Methylomirabilota bacterium DNA:
- a CDS encoding TRAP transporter small permease yields MTASESRWERGADAVLGIAASILLMALMLLTVVDVMGRYVLNRPLAGAFEVTELLLVVLIFAGLPLVSYADGHVTMDFIDRLLPAATRRPLERGVHVVSATVLALLSRLVWLKADRIWAYRDATDVLRIVYGPFVYFMAIMIAVTGLIHLAKALARR; encoded by the coding sequence GTGACCGCGTCCGAGTCCCGATGGGAGCGGGGCGCCGACGCGGTCCTCGGCATCGCCGCCTCCATCCTGCTCATGGCCTTGATGCTGTTGACGGTCGTCGACGTGATGGGGCGCTACGTCCTCAACCGGCCTCTGGCCGGCGCTTTCGAGGTCACCGAGCTGCTGCTGGTGGTGCTGATCTTCGCGGGTCTGCCACTGGTCTCGTACGCGGACGGGCACGTCACGATGGACTTCATCGATCGGCTCCTGCCCGCCGCCACCCGGCGGCCGCTCGAACGCGGGGTCCACGTGGTCTCGGCCACGGTGCTGGCCCTGCTCAGCCGGCTCGTCTGGCTCAAGGCCGATCGGATCTGGGCGTACCGTGACGCCACCGACGTGCTGCGCATCGTGTACGGGCCCTTCGTCTACTTCATGGCGATCATGATCGCGGTCACCGGCCTGATCCATCTGGCCAAGGCCCTCGCGCGCCGATGA